The following are encoded together in the Rhizoctonia solani chromosome 10, complete sequence genome:
- a CDS encoding Transposon Tf2-7 polyprotein: MKVHPVFNIALLHKKPVDEYDRDPVPLPPVVTADGEEEYTVERILDSKKDNTWEPKAHLANAPEKLAKFHHEHPEAAGP, from the exons atgaaagtccatcctgtcttcaacattgccctATTACACAAAAAGCCAGTAGACGAGTATGACCGTGATCCAGTCCCACTCcccccagttgtcacagctgatggagaagaggaatatactgttgaaaggatcctagactccaagaaa gataacacatgggagcccaaggcccacttagccaatgcccctgaaaaattggctaagtttcaccatgaacatccagaggcagctggaccttaa
- a CDS encoding Transposon Tf2-1 polyprotein has protein sequence MSTQPSTYVHADPNALSVPTNIQEIPAWAQEIKNLLLAMNQNLSLVIGQAAAHHTDIGATQATLNNHDSSITNLDALIVKLGADIAKIGTAAASGSSLALATKAPKLATPDKFNGSDKNKAISFRVAVSHYLRISYPGSTVDEQIAFIISCLDGKAHEWLEPYLEEDVVKGNPVSWLHNLDAFWLQFNARWNVQNRTENFRAKLRTLKQTKGVQDYYKDFQTYSQGLGYNNPSLRDMFYDGLSHKIKETLMVQDYDHADASVTLATLAEKALKVDQRLEQFAAQHKGSSSSSNQSGSKSSTSTSAAAQGAPRDKLSVGEQVYAIVDGKAKKGVLQKIGQNAKGIAVPIVKWNDGTTMDVTFKTIKKDNHPITATSTPAPKASSSSARNSGPSPMDLDSASSKGKKPIICATCGGRGHYANQCPSKSYSGHEAHISEDESENGDL, from the coding sequence ATGTCAACCCAACCATCTACCTATGTGCATGCTGATCCCAATGCGCTGTCtgtccccaccaatatccaggagatacctgcgtgggcccaggagatcaaaaacctcctcctggctatgaaTCAGAATCTTTCTCTGGTCATAGGACAAGCGGCTGCCCATCATACAGATATCGGCGCCACTCAGGCTACCCTCAACAACCATGATAGTAGCATTACcaaccttgacgccctcattgttaaacttggggctgatattgccaaaataggcactgctgctgcttctggttcctcccttgccttggctaccaaggctccTAAACTTGCGACGCCAGACAAATTCAATGGGTCAGACAAAAATAAGGCAATCTCTTTCAGAGTTGCTGTAtctcattatctcaggatttcatatcctggctcaacagtggatgagcaaattGCATTTATCAtttcctgcctggatggcaaggcccatgagtggcttgagccctaccTAGAAGAGGACGTTGTGAAAGGGAATCCTgtttcttggctccacaatctggatgccttctggctgcaattcaatgcacgctggaatgtccaaaataggacaGAGAACTTCCGCGCCAAGCTGCGCACcctcaaacaaaccaagggagtccaagactattacaaggacttccagacctattctcaaggtcttggttaCAACAACCCCTCTCTTAGGGACatgttctatgatggcctgtcccacaaaattaaggaaactctcatggttcaagattatgaccatgcagatgcctcagtcactcttgcaactcttgcagagaaggcccttaaggtggatcagcgcctagagcagtttgcggcccagcacaagggttcctcctcctcttcaaaccaatctggaagcaaatccagcacctctacgtcagcagcagcccagggagcgcccagggataaactgtctgttggggaacaggtgtatgcgattgtggatggaaaggccAAGAAGGGGGTCCTCCAAAAAATTGGCCAGAATGCCAAAGGGATTGCAGTTCCAATTGTTaagtggaatgatggcaccaccatggacGTTACCTTCAAAACTATCAAGAAGGATAACCACCCAATCACTGCCACttccactcctgctcccaaggcttcctcctcctctgcgcgcaactctggtccttcccctatggacttagactctgcctcctcaaaaggcaaaaaacctattatatgcgcaacatgtggaggtaggggacactatgccaatcaatgcccctcaaaatcctactctggccatgaggcccatatctctgaggatgagtcggaaaatggggacctctga
- a CDS encoding Transposon Tf2-7 polyprotein, which translates to MSWLKLHNPTIDWPNKRITFNSQYCNNTCLSVSNSILGNVGGTSNHLEGIPEDLGGVEVIEPLEGIPRETGGTVDFPLESIPVELRNFAEVFSEDMKVTELPPHRPFDLGIDLIDPDKPVKAMVYPLKASDDEELRKLLKEQLDKGLICPSKSKYGSPVHFVNKKNGKRRMVVDYRSLNANTVKNAYPLPLIQSLIEKLRGAKYFSTIDLKSGYNLVRIKEGDEWKTAFKTKYGLFEYLVMPFGLCNAPAAFQHFMNEIFRDILDVYVVVYLDDILIFSESRELHTKHLQEVLKRLQDNACYCNLEKCNFYASEVDYLGVIANGEGVKADPKKITQAVDWATPRSVKGVQEFLGFINFYRRFIHNFSKLAQPLYQLLQKNIPWEWGERQEVSFKALKQALIESPVLIQPNPYKEFFLECDASDFATGAVLNQKGSDDKLHPVAFLSKSLAPAERNYDIFDKELLAVVRALKEWRHLLEGTVIPVKILTDHKNLEYFQTKRDLNQRQLRWMGFLADYNYRIVYRPGAQNRKADILSCREDHKSAVKEGGETPVLISPELFIAAIQTDSDLNDLIRDALHDDKAVYKILKSLEEDIPVKGWKLDNGLLYYHDRIYVPNEPEIRKAILESRHDNPSTGHPGQFRTLDLLSRDYYWSGMKQSVTKYVQACDSCIRSKHSNRAPEGLLQNIDLPNKPWEEITYDLIVGLPTSEGYDAILTVVDQLSKMVHFIPTHSDATAVDVANLFVSFVWKLHGLPRKTISDQGPQFNAKFLRQVYKRLGIEPHFSTAYRPQVDGQSERLNQFVEIYLRHYINYRQTDWVASLPLAEFAYNNGKHSGSKHSPFYMCYGYNPDFTVGNTKESHVPQANDLADFLKEIQTEAKAALEIAARQNAQYYDLNRREATKLEVGDKVYLSSANIKTSRPSHKLEHK; encoded by the coding sequence atgtcctggctcaagttacacaaccctactatagactggcctaataagcgtattacttttaattctcaatattgtaacaatacttgtctttctgtttctaattctatcctgggaaatgtcggtgggacttctaaccaccttgaaggcataccagaagacttaggaggtgttgaggtaattgaacctcttgaaggcatccctagggaaactggaggtactgtggattttccacttgaaagtatcccagtagaactgcgcaattttgcggaggtattttctgaggacatgaaggtgacggaactgcctccgcaccgtccttttgatttagggattgatttaatcgatcctgataaacctgttaaggctatggtataccccttgaaggcatctgatgatgaggaacttagaaaactccttaaagaacaattggacaaaggattgatttgcccatccaagtccaaatatggttccccagttcactttgtcaacaagaaaaatgggaaaaggcgtatggttgtggattatagatccctaaatgcaaatacagtcaagaatgcgtaccctctacctctaatacagtctctcattgagaaactaaggggcgcaaaatacttttccaccattgacctgaaatctggatataacttggtccggataaaggaaggtgatgaatggaagactgcgtttaaaaccaaatatggcctgtttgaatacctagtcatgccctttgggttatgcaacgctcctgctgcatttcagcacttcatgaatgagatatttagggacatattggacgtctatgtagtagtatatctagacgacatcctaatattctcagaaagcagggaattacacacaaaacatctccaagaggtactgaaaaggctgcaagacaatgcatgctactgtaacctggagaagtgtaatttctatgcatctgaagtagattaccttggtgtcattgccaatggtgaaggagtgaaagcagatcccaagaaaatcactcaagcggttgattgggcaacaccgcgctctgtcaaaggggttcaagagtttttgggctttataaatttctataggcgcttcatacataacttctcaaaattggcacaacccttataccaactactccaaaagaatataccttgggagtggggtgaacgccaagaagtgtcttttaaagctcttaaacaggctctaattgaatcccctgtCTTAATCCAACCcaatccatacaaggagtttttccttgagtgtgacgcctctgattttgcaacgggcgctgtccttaatcaaaagggcagtgatgataaattacacccggttgcattcctatcaaaatccctagcacctgctgaaagaaactatgatatctttgataaagagttactagcagtagtaagggctttaaaggaatggcgtcacctgctggaaggaacagtaatccctgtcaaaatactgacagaccataaaaatctggagtacttccagacaaaaagggatctgaaccaaaggcagttaaggtggatgggatttttggcagattacaactataggattgtgtataggccgggcgcacagaatagaaaagcagatattctctcttgccgtgaagaccacaagtctgcggttaaagaggggggtgaaacccctgtgctcataagcccagagctttttattgcagctattcaaacagatagtgaccttaatgatctaataagggacgctctgcatgatgataaagctgtatacaaaatccttaaatccttggaagaggacaTACCCGTTAAAGGATGGAAACTTGATAATGGCCTACTCTACTATCATGACCGGATTTATGTCCCtaatgagccagaaatcaggaaagccatcttagaaagcaggcatgataacccttctactgggcacccaggacagttcagaaccctagacctcctttcaagggattactactggtcagggatgaaacaatctgtaacaaaatatgtccaagcatgcgattcatgcatacgtagCAAACACTCCAACCgggctcctgaaggtctccttcaaaacatagatttacccaataagccctgggaggaaataacgtatgacttgattgtaggactccccacctcagaaggatatgatgcaatattaacagtagtggaccaattatccaaaatggttcattttataccaacgcactctgatgctactgctgttgatgttgcaaacctctttgtatcctttgtgtggaagttacatgggttacccaggaaaaccattTCGGACCAAGGCCCCCAATTTAATGCAAAATTCCTGAGACAAGTCTACAAGCGGttggggatagaaccacatttctccactgcatacagaccacaagttgatggacaaagtgaacgcttaaaccagtttgtggaaatTTACCTACGCCACTACATCAACtatagacaaacagactgggttgcatcactaccacttgcagaatttgcatacaataatgggaaacactcaggctccaaacactctcccttctacatgtgctatggttataatccagacttcacagttggaaataccaaggaaagccatgtcccccaagccaacgacctagcagacttcctgaaagaaatccaaactgaagcaaaagctgctttagaaattgctgcaagacaaaatgcgcaatactatgatttaaacagaagggaagcaaccaagctggaagttGGTGATAAAGTTTATTTGAGTAGtgccaacatcaaaacttcaaggccttcccatAAGCTAGAACATAAGTGA